One Alkalicoccus halolimnae DNA segment encodes these proteins:
- a CDS encoding ATP-binding protein, which translates to MKKEQGRKSLRSGFLWQAALFITTVVIAGAAFFTFIGYDQGQHDDTHQTLVHKVQTAEEVKESLQRLFYHARAYYAYQNEADLEEAEQDLAGLNAALEEFRALDLTAEERAFAEELAAFSAEYESSILPEASNLAEAGDYEGLRTFMNEGTLEDSDTFFEQAGVIRNEAFTEMQNEYNEIISQSNRNIVLVMGFGALVFLAMILGSQRLLRKLIVPIEELTTASDELAEGRTVHIDAADRKDEIGALGSSFVHMSAARKESEEALKVRNRELSEQREKLENSLEEVEREKIKIDRYSLLNQTMSTKLDKTDFLTSIFTYINEMYPCDKSMLDILDEEDYRADGLTLETIVRWKEADKSELLQRLRNQPHVVVKREAVNGEKGVAEGRVDAFEYYTVIKDGNGNAIALYSSVKIGNPYTAEEMEEIEAVMSHVGLGLERALVYEEIARSRKLNQDIMDNVSEAIQFVDTEGSTMQVNQSMCTMMFCGSWQKESVLPRETWEEVLLSKVSRPEELRSFFAGFFDEAFEGTLSQQYEQTIDGKRHVITVYGTTVYDEDEKSGTVFVYRDMTREYELDQMKSELVSTVSHELRTPLSSVLGFTELLLTKELKPERQNRYLTTIHKEAKRLTTLINDFLDLQRMEAGTQSYQMEHVQMNELAMEVIYQFKHEKNHHLSLIDEALESGMKADRDRLYQVLTNLVSNAVKFSPGGGEVTLHLRNEKESLILAVEDEGLGIPADAVNTLFNKFQRIDDGGHRNIGGTGLGLAISREIIERHGGQIWVESEAGRGSIFYISMPVYRSVTEVNQGISPGGDAVMIVEDDSSLALLLSEELKSSGFKTIHHFHPERAYEDILRTKPAAVVIDLMLGEAGNGWSLVHRLKENETTKDLPIIISSALDRPDEKMKRYGIDQYLTKPYPPQALSETLLSFVQSTEASKGYVLFPQD; encoded by the coding sequence ATGAAAAAGGAACAGGGCAGGAAAAGTCTCCGCTCCGGGTTTCTTTGGCAGGCAGCCCTTTTCATTACAACGGTCGTCATTGCCGGAGCTGCGTTTTTTACTTTCATCGGCTATGACCAGGGTCAGCATGATGATACTCACCAGACCCTCGTTCATAAAGTGCAAACAGCGGAAGAAGTAAAAGAAAGCCTGCAGCGTCTTTTTTATCACGCAAGGGCGTATTATGCTTATCAAAATGAAGCGGATCTTGAAGAAGCCGAACAAGATCTGGCAGGGCTGAATGCGGCACTGGAAGAATTCAGAGCTTTGGATCTTACAGCTGAAGAAAGAGCGTTTGCAGAAGAGCTGGCTGCTTTTTCCGCCGAATACGAGTCATCGATCCTTCCCGAAGCTTCAAATCTTGCGGAAGCCGGAGATTATGAAGGACTTCGTACATTTATGAACGAGGGAACGCTGGAAGATTCCGATACATTTTTTGAGCAGGCGGGAGTTATCCGGAACGAAGCATTTACAGAAATGCAGAATGAGTATAATGAAATCATTTCGCAGAGCAACAGAAATATCGTCCTCGTCATGGGGTTTGGTGCTCTCGTTTTTCTGGCGATGATCTTAGGTTCCCAGCGCCTGCTGCGAAAATTAATCGTTCCGATCGAGGAACTTACGACAGCGTCCGATGAACTGGCGGAAGGAAGAACCGTACATATTGACGCAGCGGACCGAAAAGATGAAATTGGAGCTCTAGGGAGTTCTTTCGTCCATATGTCTGCAGCGAGAAAAGAAAGTGAAGAAGCGTTAAAAGTCCGCAACAGGGAGCTTTCAGAACAGAGAGAAAAGCTGGAAAACTCCCTGGAGGAAGTCGAGCGGGAAAAAATAAAAATCGACCGCTACAGTCTTCTGAATCAGACGATGTCCACGAAATTGGACAAAACGGATTTTCTGACATCGATCTTTACGTATATTAATGAAATGTATCCATGCGATAAAAGCATGCTCGATATTCTTGACGAAGAGGATTACCGGGCCGACGGCCTGACACTGGAGACCATTGTACGCTGGAAAGAGGCGGATAAATCAGAACTGCTTCAGCGTCTTCGGAATCAGCCGCACGTCGTCGTAAAACGGGAAGCAGTGAACGGGGAAAAAGGCGTTGCTGAAGGCAGAGTTGATGCATTTGAGTATTATACGGTGATAAAAGATGGAAATGGGAACGCTATTGCTTTGTATTCATCGGTGAAAATCGGGAATCCTTATACAGCAGAAGAAATGGAGGAGATAGAAGCGGTGATGAGCCACGTCGGCCTCGGGCTTGAACGTGCGCTCGTGTATGAAGAGATCGCCCGCTCCCGTAAATTAAACCAGGATATTATGGATAACGTCAGCGAGGCGATTCAATTTGTTGATACAGAAGGCTCGACGATGCAGGTGAACCAGTCGATGTGCACGATGATGTTCTGCGGATCCTGGCAGAAGGAAAGTGTGCTCCCGAGAGAAACATGGGAAGAAGTGCTCCTAAGCAAAGTAAGCAGACCGGAAGAACTCCGCTCCTTTTTTGCAGGCTTTTTCGATGAGGCGTTTGAAGGAACTCTTTCCCAGCAGTACGAGCAGACGATCGATGGGAAACGCCACGTCATTACCGTGTATGGTACAACCGTTTACGATGAAGATGAAAAAAGCGGCACAGTCTTCGTTTACCGGGACATGACAAGGGAATATGAACTGGATCAAATGAAATCGGAACTTGTAAGCACCGTCAGTCATGAACTGCGGACCCCGCTTTCAAGCGTGCTCGGTTTTACAGAGCTTTTGTTAACGAAAGAACTGAAACCGGAAAGACAGAACCGGTATTTAACGACGATTCATAAAGAAGCCAAAAGGCTGACTACGCTCATTAATGACTTTTTGGATTTACAGCGCATGGAAGCGGGTACACAGTCCTATCAGATGGAACATGTACAAATGAACGAACTGGCTATGGAAGTTATTTATCAGTTTAAGCACGAAAAAAACCATCATCTGTCCCTGATTGATGAAGCCCTAGAGTCCGGGATGAAAGCGGACCGTGACCGGCTGTATCAGGTGCTGACCAATCTCGTAAGCAATGCCGTTAAATTCTCGCCGGGAGGAGGCGAAGTCACCCTTCACCTCCGTAACGAAAAGGAAAGTTTAATATTAGCGGTAGAGGATGAAGGGCTGGGCATCCCTGCAGATGCTGTGAATACACTCTTTAATAAATTCCAGCGGATTGATGACGGAGGCCACCGAAACATCGGAGGAACCGGTCTCGGACTTGCTATCAGCCGGGAAATTATCGAAAGGCATGGAGGGCAGATATGGGTGGAATCGGAAGCTGGCAGAGGATCCATCTTTTATATAAGCATGCCCGTCTACCGTTCGGTTACCGAGGTGAACCAGGGAATTTCTCCAGGCGGTGATGCCGTCATGATCGTAGAAGACGATTCCAGTCTCGCTCTGCTTTTGTCCGAGGAACTGAAATCCAGCGGCTTTAAAACGATTCACCATTTTCATCCGGAGCGTGCCTATGAAGACATTCTCCGTACGAAGCCTGCTGCGGTCGTCATTGATCTCATGCTGGGGGAAGCCGGAAATGGATGGTCGCTTGTACACCGCTTAAAAGAAAACGAGACAACTAAAGACCTTCCGATCATCATCTCTTCCGCCCTGGACCGCCCGGATGAAAAAATGAAGCGGTACGGCATCGATCAGTATTTAACGAAGCCTTACCCGCCTCAGGCTCTTTCAGAAACACTGCTGAGTTTTGTACAGAGCACAGAAGCCTCCAAAGGATACGTCCTGTTTCCACAGGATTGA
- a CDS encoding response regulator transcription factor, with amino-acid sequence MKRVLVADDEDILRMLITDTLEDAGYALEEAEDGEQTFQLLQKKTYDLVILDYMMPGKTGLEVLQSLPEDVKKTTIFIMLTAKAQESDKKTALQAGAAYFVAKPFSPGELERLVGEVI; translated from the coding sequence ATGAAACGTGTTTTAGTAGCAGATGATGAAGATATTTTAAGAATGTTAATTACGGATACCCTCGAAGATGCAGGATATGCGCTGGAGGAGGCGGAAGACGGGGAACAGACTTTCCAGCTTCTTCAGAAGAAAACGTATGATCTTGTTATTCTCGATTATATGATGCCCGGGAAAACCGGGCTTGAAGTACTGCAGTCGCTCCCGGAAGACGTGAAAAAAACAACGATCTTCATCATGCTTACAGCAAAAGCCCAGGAAAGTGATAAAAAGACGGCTCTTCAAGCAGGAGCAGCTTATTTTGTCGCCAAGCCTTTCAGTCCTGGAGAACTTGAGAGACTCGTAGGCGAAGTGATATGA
- a CDS encoding glycosyltransferase family 2 protein, whose amino-acid sequence MDWISTLLTISGYMVIVYMLLVGLIYVILFLIASPKIYREHKLHREEPVEELVSSQDAYPVSVLVPAYNEEIGVVTTVRSLLALQYPQFEVLVINDGSKDATSERMIKEFSMYQADAAIREHFKTGTINAVYRSSQYPNVLLVEKDNGGKADALNAGINVSKYPYFAAIDGDSILERDALLKTMKPIIDSNGEVTCTGGTVRIANGSVVRSSIVEKIALPKQPIAVMQIIEYFRAFLIGRLGLSRLNILLIISGAFGVFEKERVVRAGGYEPKTVGEDMELIVRLHRMLKDEKSSQRIEYIQDPVCWTEAPSDIRSLKSQRIRWQRGLGETLWRHKKMMLNPKYKGIGLFSMPYYFLVELISSVFELIGYVVIILGLAFGLVNPQVTGLMIVVTILYGSLLSALAVLLEEWTYHKYTEVRSVVVLYLWALSETFWYRPFMVWCRVLGIFAVFKRKHSWGSMQRKGISEEKKGA is encoded by the coding sequence ATGGACTGGATATCAACATTATTAACCATTTCCGGATATATGGTCATTGTTTATATGCTTCTTGTCGGCCTGATTTATGTCATTCTATTTTTAATCGCTTCCCCGAAAATATACCGGGAACATAAGCTTCACCGGGAGGAACCGGTGGAAGAGCTCGTAAGCAGCCAGGATGCCTATCCGGTATCTGTCCTCGTCCCGGCCTATAACGAAGAAATAGGTGTCGTTACGACCGTGCGTTCCCTGCTCGCCCTTCAATATCCGCAGTTTGAAGTCCTTGTCATCAATGACGGGTCCAAAGACGCAACGAGTGAGCGGATGATCAAGGAATTTTCGATGTATCAAGCCGATGCAGCCATCCGGGAGCATTTTAAAACAGGCACAATAAACGCCGTTTATCGATCCAGCCAGTATCCGAATGTGCTCCTTGTAGAAAAAGACAACGGTGGAAAAGCGGATGCGCTGAATGCAGGGATCAACGTTTCGAAATATCCTTATTTCGCCGCGATTGATGGAGACTCTATTTTAGAGCGTGATGCGCTTCTGAAAACGATGAAGCCGATAATCGATTCCAACGGGGAAGTAACGTGCACAGGAGGAACGGTGCGTATCGCGAACGGTTCTGTCGTCAGAAGCAGTATTGTCGAAAAAATTGCGCTGCCTAAACAGCCGATTGCGGTAATGCAGATTATCGAATATTTCCGTGCCTTCCTGATCGGCAGACTCGGACTGAGCCGTCTTAATATTCTCCTGATAATTTCCGGGGCATTCGGCGTTTTTGAAAAAGAGCGTGTCGTTCGTGCAGGAGGCTACGAACCGAAAACTGTCGGGGAAGATATGGAGCTGATCGTCCGGCTGCACCGTATGCTGAAAGACGAAAAGTCTTCCCAGCGCATTGAATATATACAGGATCCCGTCTGCTGGACAGAAGCCCCGTCCGATATCCGCTCCCTTAAATCCCAGCGCATCCGCTGGCAGCGGGGGCTTGGGGAAACGCTCTGGCGTCACAAAAAAATGATGCTCAATCCGAAATATAAAGGCATCGGTCTCTTCTCCATGCCCTATTACTTTCTGGTGGAGCTTATCAGCTCTGTCTTTGAATTGATCGGCTATGTTGTGATTATTCTCGGACTGGCTTTCGGACTCGTGAATCCTCAGGTGACGGGGCTGATGATTGTGGTCACAATCCTTTACGGCTCACTCCTGTCCGCCCTCGCCGTTCTTCTGGAAGAATGGACGTATCACAAATACACAGAAGTCCGCAGTGTAGTGGTGCTTTATCTTTGGGCACTCAGCGAAACGTTCTGGTACCGCCCGTTTATGGTCTGGTGCCGGGTGCTCGGCATTTTTGCTGTCTTTAAACGTAAACACAGCTGGGGATCGATGCAGCGAAAAGGAATCTCGGAAGAAAAGAAAGGAGCCTGA